GCCGTTGATAATGCAAGTATTTATCCATTTTTATAAAAACAAAATATAAAAGTTGGACATTACATCCATGTTTTTATGTAGTTAAAGATAGTGTGTTCGTGGTAATCTGATTTATCTAGCACAGCTAATAATGCATCGCAGATAGTGTTAATTTCCATTTTGAAGTACCTCCTTTATATTTGGTACTTCAATAGAAAAAGTATTGATGCTAGCAACAATAACGAAAACCGAAGTTTTTTCGGCATAGTTTTTTCTTCGGTATAGTCTGAATGAAATTGGACGATGGAGGAATATTTTAGACATAGGGGCTTTTGATTAAAACTTGTAATAACACTATTGACAAGTTGAAAAGTAGTTGATATACTATACTTGTAACAAATGATGTTACAAGTAGATTTTTTATGAATGGAGGATATTATCATGAAAGTAGCGGTTGTAGCGGCAAATGGAAAAGCAGGAAGACTGATCGTTAAGGAAGCGGTAGAAAGAGGTATGGATGTTACTGCTGTTGTCAGAGGCGAGAACAAGACGGCGTCAAAAAACTCTCTCATCAAGGACATTTTTGATATCAACAAGGAAGATCTTGCAGGTTTTGATGTTGTAGTTGATGCGGCAGGAGCATGGACACCGGAAACGGTTCATGTTGTCCCTGATGCAGTGAAACATTTAGCTGGTCTTCTGAGAGGAACTGATAAAAGGCTGTTGGTTGTAGGCGGTGCCGGAAGTCTGTTTGTAAATCCGGATCATACACAAACCGTAGCAGATGTTACACCGTTCCCCGCTGAAGCAATGCCAGTTTTGAATGCACATAAAGAGGCTCTTGCTGAACTTCGCAAGTATAATGACGTAAAATGGACATATGTAAGCCCTGCAGGAGATTTCCAGGCAGATGGCGAAAGAACCGGAAAATATATTCTTGGCGGCGAAGAATTAAAGCTTAACAGCAAAGGAGAGAGTGTTATTTCTTATGCTGATTATGCACTCTCTATGGTTGATGAAATTGCATCCGGAAAACACATTAAAGAGAGAATCAGTGTCGTCAGTGAATAATGCATAAAGATTGTAATCTTTGCATTGACACGTTTCCTGTAATGGATTATATTACAATCAGGAGGAAGTTGATATGCAGATTTCAAGCAAATTCACAATAGGGGTTCATCTCCTTGTGGTGATAGATTATTTAGGCGATAGTGAAAAAGTGACCAGCAACATTCTTGCGGGAAGCATCGGGGTAAATCCTGTTATCGTGAGAAACGTGATGGGAAACCTTAAGGAAGCCGGTATTATCAATATCAGTCAGGGAAAGAGCGGTATTTCTCTTGCAAGAGGTCTTAACGAGATTTCATTCTATGATATTTATAAAGCGGTGGACTGCGTGGATGATGAAGGGATATTTCATTTTCATGAAAATCCGAATCCAGAATGTCCGATCGGGAGAAACATTCATAAATCAATGGATGGAAAGCTGGCAAAGATTCAGGAATGTATGGAAAATGAAATGCGTTATATTACAGTGGCTGATGTTGCAGTAGATGTTAAAAAAGAAATCGAAGCTGCGGAATGAGTCCAATTCCAGCTTTGGGTAACGAGAAGTAAAACATATAATCCTTTAAAGCGTCTCTTCGGAGGCGCTTTTCTTATGCCCATCGGGAGGTGATGGCTTGGACACATTAAAGGGAAAGAAAATAATGGTGTGGACGTTCATGGGGTACGGCAACGATTCGTGCAAAAAACAGCCACAAGACAGTTATTACCATATATGTTACATTGCCGTTCTTCCCTAATGTAGTCAATTGCTCATTTATGCCATAGCAAAAGATAAATTATAGTATATAAAAAACTACATTATTACTTTATTATAATATGTATCACAAAACCTATTAAACCACATGATACACTTTTACACCCAATTGAGTGGGTTTATAAAAGCTATTATCTGTCTTTTTTAATGTCTCATTTAACTATAGTTTTCTGATGCACTTATTTTCAACTCATTAATAAAATTACAGTATAAGTTCGCATTTTATATAAGTAAAGTAATAAAACTCTCTATATAAATTAATTTTAATGGTATAATCATTGATGGTAGCATCTCTGTGTCGAATGGAGGTGGTAGTTATTATGATTTTTATTTTCTCAGCAATGCTTGGGTTAATTCAAATATTAGAATATTCGGTAGAAGACGCTAAGACAAGAACGTTATTGTCTTATCTGAAAGTTGCTCTTATATTTTCATGTTTGGGTCTAACACTTGGCAGAGCAGGTTTCTAATACTTAAATTTATATATCCAAGTGGTTATTGATTGTCCAATAATTCTCTATTTAGCCGATAGAGAAAATTAGCAGAGTAATGAAACCCAATTAATATATCACAAAAAAAATAATTAGACACTGGATTAGCCGTCCAGTGTCTAATTTTTTTTTAATTGTCTATGGCATATCAAAATATAAATCATTATGTATTACAAAATTTTGATAGCGGCCTTACGTTTTTTGCATGTATTTAGCCATTTTGACTTAGCCGGTCTAATTGGCAATAGTTATTATGATTTTCTTTTCTCTATATACATTATACGCACATTGCTAAAACATATTCAAGGTATTTCTCAACTCTAAGTGGAAATTTTACACTTTAAGAATTATTAAAAATATTTCAAAAAAATTTATGATAGCCCCTCTAAATGTTAAGTTTTGGTAATTGTTTAGGCGTTAGTACCGTTATTTTCCATCTAAAGGATTATTAATTATTTGCACCCTCCTTTTTTTCTATATGAAAATATATTATAACTATTATTATCATAATACTAAATAGTTCATTTAAAATGCAAATTTAAAACGAAATATTTAGTATGTATTTATATAAGTTATAGCCTTATTTTAAATATATTTATTAGCTATTGTCTGGGGTATACCCTATATAAACTAAATTTATTTTTCATAAAATTTAAAATTTTAAGTTATGATAATATCTGATTATATATTTCTAGAGTAAATTGAAGATACCCCCTACTATTATAGTACGTGGTATCTTATTAACGTAGCTTGCATAATATCTCTAAAATCACATAAGCTAAAACACTATAAGCTATCTCAAAAGGCTTTAAAACTTAAAATGGGCAATTTATATCAAGATAATGGGCTTGTGTTTTGTAATATGTTTGGTAATTATTTAGATAGTGCAAATGTGTTAAAAAGATTTAAAAAAGTTCTAAATGAAATGGACATCCAAGACATGAAATTCCACGATCTGAGTCATTACCTTCGCTACGAGCTTGTTTGAGCTAGATGAAGATCCAAAAACAGTACAGGTACTACTTGGGCATGCAAGTATCTCTATTACCCTAGACACCTATACCCATGTATTGGATAGTAAAGAAGAAAGCTTCACAAAAATTAAATAATCTATATATATCAACGGGGGTAAAATAACCCTCATTTTTTTATGTATAAAATCCTTTAAGGGGCAAATAAGAGGGCAAATATATATTTTGATCAAAATAAAAACCCTTACAAACTTAGTGTTTGTAAGGGTTTAATGGTGCGTCGGACAGGAGTCGAACCTGCGACCAACTGGTTCGTAGCCAGCTACTCTATCCAACTGAGCTACCAACGCATAAACTACATTACTATACTACCATATTATATGATAAGAGTAAAGTTTTTTTACAAATTAATGTTCATAAATTCTTCTATCAAAATTCCCATACCTATTACATCTCTGTAACTTCCATATGAAAAACAAGCTTTTCTTTTCTTTCCCTCGACGATAAACCCACATCGTTTATAACATTGAATCGCCCTTAAATTAAAATCCAATACCTGTAACTCCACTCTATGCGCAGCCATGTTCATAAACAAATATTGAAGCAATACTTTTATAGCATCTTGTCCATATCCTCTATTCCAAAAGCCTTTATCTATAGTTATACCTAGTGTATATACATTTTTACATTCATTGCTTTCTCTAAATGTTATATATCCAACAACTATTCCTTTTTCGTTTACAATGCTAAGATATTTCTTATCCAGGTTAACAAATTTACTGAAATTATTTAATATATCCTCTTTAGATGGAGGTAATCTAAATTTACCATCAAGTTTTCTAATATCTTCATTACACCAAATATCATAAAATATATCTAGATCTTTTCGTTCTACACATCTAAGTAATACTTTATTACCTTTTAACATATTTTCTCCTTAATTATTATAATAATTATATTTTTAGTTACCTGTAAATAAATTAACAATTAAATAGATATATATATCCCACATAATAAAATAAAAACATCTAACAAATGTTAGATGTTTTTGGTGGAGAAGGAGGGATTTGAACCCTCGCACCAGTTTCCCAGTCTATACCCTTAGCAGGGGCACCTCTTTAGCCACTTGAGTACTTCTCCAGGCTTAATTTCATATCGTTATAAAATGGTGGAGGAAGTGGGATTCGAACCCACGGTACGCTTTCACGTACGTCGGTTTTCAAGACCGGTGCCTTAAACCAACTCGACCATCCCTCCATGTCCTATGCGACAAGATTTATTATATCAGCATGTTTATATCATGTCAATATATTTTTTAAATCTTATTACTATAATTATATTTCATTTTAAATTTATGAAACAAATGTCTTACTATTTAACGATAAATTATAATAGTATTACATAACATATCTAATCTAGATATAATTTGTTATCTAAAAAAAAGAAACATCTAACAAACGTTAAATGTTTCTGGTGGAGAAGGAGGGATTTGAACCCTCGCACCAGTTGCCCAGTCTATACCCTTAGCAGGGGCACCTCTTTAGCCACTTGAGTACTTCTCCAGGCTTAATATTACGTTGTTTAAAATGGTGGAGGAAGTGGGATTCGAACCCACGGTACGCTTTCACGTACGTCGGTTTTCAAGACCGGTGCCTTAAACCAACTCGACCATCCCTCCATATTGTAGCAACAAAATATATTATATCAGTATAAATATTAATTGTCAACATATTTATTGTTTTTTTTGTATATTTCATGCAATAAATATATGTTTTATAATAAATAAAACGCCTTAATATCAAATATTAAAGCGTATATTTATTATGTTATATATACAATAATCTTTTTATTTTGATATTACTGTATTTTTTCCCATATATTTTAATAAAACTGATGGTATAGTTATTGATCCATCTTCGTTTTGGTAGTTTTCAAGCACTGCAGCTAACGCTCTTCCAACAGCTACTCCCGATCCATTAAGTGTATGGATGTATTGAGCCTTATCTTTTTTATTGTCCTTATATCTAATATTTGCACGCCTTGCTTGGTAATCTTCAAAATTACTACAGCTTGATATTTCAACATACTTATTATAACTTGGCATCCAAACTTCAATATCATATTTAAATGAAGCTGTAAATCCTAAATCACCTTTACATATCTTAACTATTCTATAAGGAAGTTCAAGTCCTTGTAGGACCGATTCTGCATCAGCAAGCAATTTTTCAAGTTCCGCATAAGAATCTTCAGGTTTTGTAAATTTAAGAAGCTCAACTTTATTAAA
This window of the Clostridium estertheticum genome carries:
- a CDS encoding NAD(P)-dependent oxidoreductase — protein: MKVAVVAANGKAGRLIVKEAVERGMDVTAVVRGENKTASKNSLIKDIFDINKEDLAGFDVVVDAAGAWTPETVHVVPDAVKHLAGLLRGTDKRLLVVGGAGSLFVNPDHTQTVADVTPFPAEAMPVLNAHKEALAELRKYNDVKWTYVSPAGDFQADGERTGKYILGGEELKLNSKGESVISYADYALSMVDEIASGKHIKERISVVSE
- a CDS encoding Rrf2 family transcriptional regulator, yielding MQISSKFTIGVHLLVVIDYLGDSEKVTSNILAGSIGVNPVIVRNVMGNLKEAGIINISQGKSGISLARGLNEISFYDIYKAVDCVDDEGIFHFHENPNPECPIGRNIHKSMDGKLAKIQECMENEMRYITVADVAVDVKKEIEAAE
- a CDS encoding GNAT family N-acetyltransferase; amino-acid sequence: MLKGNKVLLRCVERKDLDIFYDIWCNEDIRKLDGKFRLPPSKEDILNNFSKFVNLDKKYLSIVNEKGIVVGYITFRESNECKNVYTLGITIDKGFWNRGYGQDAIKVLLQYLFMNMAAHRVELQVLDFNLRAIQCYKRCGFIVEGKKRKACFSYGSYRDVIGMGILIEEFMNINL